In Persicimonas caeni, a single window of DNA contains:
- the rlmB gene encoding 23S rRNA (guanosine(2251)-2'-O)-methyltransferase RlmB codes for MHIYGVHPSEELLRTAPDQIYEIYAADPYASKLEDVREMVKTLGLRLQQASYDELDRMAEGGNHQGIVIQTRPFEYVALGDLLDATADASRACVLVLDQIQDPHNLGAILRSSAAMGVDGVIIPKDRAAGVTAAVVRASAGQALRVPVARITNIARTLDELKEHGWWTAGAMLGEHTTDLWDMDFEMKTALVMGSEHQGIRRLVGEKCDFKVRIPMAAGVESLNVASAASIMLYEVRRQWATGGSQEG; via the coding sequence ATGCACATCTACGGCGTACACCCCTCAGAAGAGCTTCTCCGCACGGCCCCCGACCAGATCTACGAGATCTACGCGGCCGATCCGTACGCTTCAAAACTCGAAGACGTGCGCGAAATGGTCAAAACCCTCGGTCTTCGCCTCCAACAGGCGTCCTACGACGAGCTCGATCGCATGGCAGAGGGGGGCAATCACCAAGGAATAGTGATTCAGACGCGCCCGTTCGAATACGTTGCGTTGGGTGATCTCCTCGACGCGACCGCCGACGCGAGCCGCGCATGCGTGCTGGTGCTCGACCAGATTCAAGATCCGCACAATCTCGGCGCGATCCTGCGCAGTTCGGCTGCCATGGGCGTCGACGGGGTGATCATTCCCAAAGATCGGGCCGCAGGTGTCACCGCGGCGGTGGTGCGTGCTTCGGCCGGACAGGCCCTGCGCGTACCCGTGGCGCGTATCACAAATATCGCCCGCACCCTCGACGAGCTCAAAGAGCATGGATGGTGGACGGCCGGCGCTATGCTCGGCGAACACACCACCGATCTGTGGGACATGGACTTCGAGATGAAGACCGCGTTGGTCATGGGCAGCGAACACCAGGGAATCCGGCGTCTGGTCGGCGAGAAATGTGATTTCAAAGTGCGTATCCCGATGGCGGCAGGTGTCGAGAGCCTCAACGTGGCTTCCGCTGCCTCCATCATGCTCTACGAGGTGCGTCGACAGTGGGCCACCGGTGGATCGCAGGAGGGCTGA
- the rplK gene encoding 50S ribosomal protein L11: MAKKEIAKIKLQVPAGKANPSPPVGPALGQHGVNIMEFCKAFNAKTQDQPGMIIPVEITVYADRSFTFITKTPPAAILILKELGIPSGSGVPNRIKVGTLTWDQVKKIAEIKLPDLSTDDIEAAARTVAGTCRSMGVNVKK, translated from the coding sequence ATGGCTAAAAAAGAGATTGCAAAGATCAAGCTGCAGGTTCCGGCCGGCAAGGCGAACCCGTCGCCTCCCGTCGGTCCCGCGCTGGGCCAGCACGGCGTCAACATCATGGAGTTCTGCAAGGCATTCAACGCCAAGACGCAGGACCAGCCCGGAATGATCATTCCGGTCGAGATCACGGTGTACGCCGATCGGTCCTTCACTTTCATCACCAAGACCCCGCCGGCTGCGATCCTGATTCTCAAGGAATTGGGCATCCCCAGCGGCAGCGGTGTGCCGAACCGCATCAAGGTCGGAACGCTGACCTGGGACCAGGTCAAAAAGATCGCCGAGATCAAGCTTCCCGACCTTTCGACCGACGATATCGAGGCCGCCGCCCGTACCGTCGCTGGCACCTGCCGCTCGATGGGCGTCAACGTCAAGAAGTAA
- a CDS encoding proline--tRNA ligase, whose protein sequence is MRLSKMFMPTRKEDPADAEVVSHKLLVRGGYIRMLTRGIYDFLPLGWRSVRKIEQIIREEMDRAGAQEVHLPAVQPAELWKESGRWDEYGPELLRFKDRKGSDFCLGPTHEEVITDLIRGDIASYKDLPVNLYQIQTKFRDEPRPRFGLMRGREFIMKDAYSFDIDEEGANKSYEEMFETYKRICERLGFDYAAVEADTGNIGGSKSHEFQVLADTGEDEIVSCPECGYAANVEKAEIRLPEYDGEKFPPQDLELVETPGKKTIDEVSGFLNIAPMRCLKTLIFNCDDTAVAVLVRGDHDANEIKIRGFLKEHTDISCEEINLASDAQVTEITGAPVGFAGPIDLDIPVFADLAVEEMTNYTVGANDADKHYVNVNHGRDFEVEAFADLRRAQNADLCGRCGAPFEGHRGIEIGHVFYLGTKYSEAMDAKIQDENGQMKPMIMGCYGIGVTRILAAVVEQNHDDNGIIWPMAIAPYQVTVLPLQMRNDEVVETGEKLYEELRAAGIEVTLDDRDAGVGQKFKDADLVGIPVRIAIGSRGLKDGNVEIKLRSESDIQDISVDEAVEYVKGLVQKG, encoded by the coding sequence ATGCGTCTTTCCAAGATGTTCATGCCCACGCGCAAAGAAGACCCCGCCGATGCGGAGGTCGTCAGCCATAAGTTGCTGGTGCGTGGCGGCTATATTCGCATGCTCACCCGCGGCATCTACGACTTTTTGCCCCTCGGGTGGCGCTCCGTGCGCAAAATCGAGCAGATCATCCGCGAGGAGATGGACCGCGCGGGCGCCCAGGAAGTCCACCTTCCGGCCGTCCAGCCTGCCGAGTTGTGGAAGGAGTCGGGCCGTTGGGACGAGTATGGACCCGAGTTGTTGCGCTTCAAGGACCGCAAGGGCTCCGATTTCTGCCTCGGGCCGACCCACGAGGAGGTCATCACCGATCTGATCCGCGGCGACATCGCCAGCTACAAAGATCTGCCGGTGAACCTGTACCAGATCCAGACGAAGTTCCGTGACGAGCCCCGCCCCCGCTTCGGCCTGATGCGCGGGCGCGAGTTCATCATGAAGGACGCCTATTCGTTCGACATCGACGAGGAGGGCGCCAACAAGAGCTACGAGGAGATGTTCGAGACGTACAAGCGCATCTGCGAGCGGCTCGGCTTCGACTATGCGGCCGTGGAGGCCGACACCGGCAATATCGGCGGCTCGAAGTCCCACGAGTTCCAGGTCCTCGCCGACACCGGCGAAGACGAGATCGTCAGCTGCCCCGAGTGCGGCTACGCGGCCAACGTCGAGAAGGCCGAGATTCGCCTGCCCGAGTACGACGGCGAGAAGTTCCCGCCCCAAGACCTCGAGTTGGTGGAGACGCCCGGCAAGAAGACCATCGACGAGGTGTCCGGCTTCCTGAACATCGCGCCGATGCGTTGCCTCAAGACGCTGATCTTCAACTGCGACGACACCGCCGTGGCGGTGCTCGTGCGCGGCGACCACGACGCCAACGAGATCAAGATTCGCGGCTTCTTGAAGGAGCACACCGACATCTCGTGCGAAGAGATCAACTTGGCCAGCGACGCGCAGGTCACCGAGATCACCGGCGCTCCGGTGGGCTTCGCCGGCCCGATCGACTTGGACATCCCCGTCTTCGCCGACTTGGCCGTCGAGGAGATGACCAACTACACGGTGGGCGCCAACGACGCCGACAAGCACTACGTCAACGTCAATCACGGGCGTGACTTTGAAGTCGAGGCGTTCGCCGACCTTCGCCGCGCTCAGAACGCCGACCTGTGCGGCCGCTGCGGCGCGCCCTTCGAGGGCCACCGCGGCATCGAGATCGGCCACGTCTTCTACCTCGGCACCAAGTACTCCGAGGCGATGGACGCCAAGATCCAGGACGAGAACGGCCAGATGAAGCCCATGATCATGGGCTGCTACGGCATCGGCGTGACTCGCATTCTGGCAGCCGTCGTCGAGCAGAACCACGACGACAACGGCATCATCTGGCCCATGGCGATCGCGCCCTACCAGGTGACCGTGCTGCCGCTGCAGATGCGCAACGACGAGGTCGTCGAGACCGGCGAAAAGCTCTACGAGGAGCTTCGGGCCGCGGGCATCGAGGTGACCCTCGACGACCGCGACGCCGGCGTCGGCCAGAAGTTCAAGGACGCCGACCTGGTCGGCATCCCCGTGCGCATCGCCATCGGCTCACGCGGTCTCAAGGACGGCAACGTCGAGATCAAGCTTCGCAGCGAGTCCGACATTCAGGATATCTCGGTCGACGAGGCCGTGGAGTACGTCAAAGGGCTCGTACAGAAAGGTTGA
- the secE gene encoding preprotein translocase subunit SecE, which yields MDVSRLVNLVYVGIAILTFVIADKALEWLWSAVEALPRVAIIGSAVTLPTVIAAALTIGLVAYLYRRKDVYSYLSEVVIELKKVTWPSWNETKRSTLIVIVFTVLLSVFLWGSDQIWSFLTDMLLTPGT from the coding sequence ATGGACGTCTCACGACTCGTTAATCTCGTCTACGTCGGCATTGCCATTCTGACCTTCGTCATCGCTGACAAGGCTCTGGAATGGCTCTGGAGCGCCGTCGAGGCCTTGCCGCGCGTAGCTATCATCGGTAGCGCGGTAACCCTGCCGACTGTGATCGCGGCAGCGCTCACCATCGGCTTGGTCGCCTACTTGTACCGTCGCAAAGACGTCTACAGCTACCTGAGCGAAGTCGTCATCGAGCTCAAGAAGGTCACCTGGCCGAGTTGGAATGAGACGAAGCGCTCCACGCTCATTGTGATCGTCTTCACGGTTCTGCTGAGCGTGTTCCTGTGGGGATCGGACCAGATCTGGAGCTTCCTCACCGACATGCTTCTCACACCAGGCACGTAA
- the rplA gene encoding 50S ribosomal protein L1, with the protein MARHGKKYRDANKNVDPAKLYGLEEGISLVKSMAKANFDESIDAAVNLNVNPRHADQMVRGSLVLPHGRGKQTTVLVFAKGEHASQAEAAGADYVGTDNLISRITEDNWTEFDVAVATPDMMGQVGRIGRILGPRGLMPNPKSGTVTFDVEKIVKELKAGRVEFRVDKAGIIHISFARASFSEEQITDNLKEVVGTLARLRPASAKAPYFQKISISSTMSPGIKLDTGFAREMI; encoded by the coding sequence ATGGCACGCCACGGAAAAAAGTATCGTGACGCCAATAAGAACGTCGATCCCGCCAAGCTCTACGGCCTGGAAGAGGGTATCTCGCTCGTCAAGAGCATGGCCAAGGCCAACTTCGACGAGTCGATCGACGCAGCGGTCAACCTGAACGTCAACCCGCGCCACGCCGACCAGATGGTCCGCGGCTCGCTGGTCCTGCCGCACGGTCGCGGCAAGCAGACCACCGTCCTGGTCTTCGCCAAGGGCGAGCACGCCAGCCAGGCTGAAGCCGCCGGCGCCGACTACGTGGGCACCGACAACCTGATCAGCCGTATCACCGAGGACAACTGGACCGAGTTCGACGTGGCCGTCGCTACGCCGGACATGATGGGCCAGGTCGGCCGCATCGGTCGTATCCTCGGACCTCGCGGTCTGATGCCGAACCCGAAGAGCGGCACGGTCACCTTCGACGTCGAAAAGATCGTCAAGGAACTCAAGGCCGGTCGCGTGGAGTTCCGCGTCGACAAAGCCGGTATCATCCACATCTCGTTCGCTCGCGCCAGCTTCAGCGAGGAGCAGATCACCGACAACCTCAAAGAGGTCGTCGGCACGCTCGCCCGACTTCGTCCGGCCAGCGCCAAGGCACCGTACTTCCAGAAGATCAGCATCAGCTCGACGATGAGCCCGGGCATCAAGCTCGACACGGGCTTCGCTCGCGAGATGATCTAA
- the pyrF gene encoding orotidine-5'-phosphate decarboxylase, with amino-acid sequence MNDAQQTKLREHVISALDVATMDEALELVDALDGKLSLFKVGSRMFTRYGPALLDVLAQRDVDVFLDLKFHDIPNTVAGAVESALSFESVFMMTVHASGGADMIARAVEAAAQRTDNPPKIVAVTALTSLSPDDMSQIGVELALDEWAYSLGELALDAGADGLVCSAHEAAQMRDRFGDDPLLVTPGIRPEKKMAKDDDQSRVMTPKDALDTGSDYLVIGRPIYQADDPAGAVEEIGSSL; translated from the coding sequence ATGAACGACGCACAACAAACTAAGCTTCGCGAGCATGTCATCAGCGCCCTCGACGTCGCCACGATGGACGAGGCGCTCGAGCTGGTGGACGCCCTCGACGGCAAGCTCTCGCTGTTCAAGGTGGGAAGCCGCATGTTCACACGCTACGGTCCGGCCTTGCTCGATGTCTTGGCGCAGCGTGATGTCGACGTCTTCTTGGACCTGAAGTTTCACGACATCCCCAACACGGTCGCCGGTGCGGTCGAAAGCGCGCTGAGCTTCGAATCGGTGTTCATGATGACGGTTCACGCCTCCGGCGGCGCCGACATGATCGCCCGGGCCGTCGAGGCGGCCGCTCAGCGCACCGACAACCCTCCCAAGATCGTCGCGGTGACCGCGCTCACCAGCCTGTCGCCCGACGACATGTCGCAGATCGGCGTCGAGCTCGCCCTCGACGAATGGGCCTACAGCCTCGGCGAGCTGGCGCTCGACGCCGGCGCCGACGGCCTAGTCTGCTCGGCTCACGAGGCCGCCCAGATGCGCGATCGCTTCGGCGACGATCCCCTGCTGGTCACCCCGGGCATTCGCCCCGAGAAGAAGATGGCCAAAGACGACGACCAGAGCAGGGTGATGACGCCCAAAGACGCGCTCGACACCGGAAGCGACTACTTGGTGATCGGTCGGCCTATCTATCAGGCCGACGATCCGGCAGGGGCAGTCGAAGAGATTGGCAGCTCGCTTTGA
- the nusG gene encoding transcription termination/antitermination protein NusG produces MAEEQQQRNWYIVQTFSNYENKAKQALEQRIAASGREEAFEEIYIPTETVVEVKNGKRRERTKKFYKGYIFVKMVLDDETWHIVKDTPKVVGFVGGTQRKPSPVPESEVKGIEEKIEEGTLRAEPTYAFQQGDKVRIIEGNFADFTGTVEEVNEEKEKLKVFVEIFGRPTSVEFDFDQVEEAE; encoded by the coding sequence ATGGCCGAAGAACAGCAGCAAAGAAATTGGTACATCGTTCAGACCTTCTCGAACTACGAAAACAAAGCCAAGCAGGCCCTTGAGCAGCGCATCGCTGCGTCAGGGCGTGAAGAGGCGTTCGAGGAGATCTACATTCCGACCGAGACGGTCGTTGAAGTCAAGAACGGCAAGCGCCGCGAGCGCACCAAGAAGTTCTACAAGGGCTACATCTTCGTAAAGATGGTCCTCGACGACGAAACTTGGCATATCGTCAAAGATACGCCCAAGGTCGTCGGCTTCGTCGGTGGCACCCAGCGCAAGCCCAGCCCCGTGCCCGAGAGCGAAGTCAAAGGCATCGAGGAGAAGATCGAAGAGGGGACTCTTCGCGCCGAGCCCACCTACGCCTTCCAGCAGGGCGACAAGGTGCGCATCATCGAGGGCAACTTCGCCGACTTCACCGGTACCGTCGAAGAGGTCAACGAAGAGAAGGAAAAGCTCAAGGTCTTCGTCGAGATTTTCGGCCGCCCGACCTCCGTCGAGTTCGACTTCGACCAGGTCGAAGAAGCCGAGTAG
- the rplL gene encoding 50S ribosomal protein L7/L12, translating into MADVTKDQVVEFLSNMSVMEIADLVGELEEKWGVEASAAVAVAAGPAAAAGGAAEEEQTEFDVMLTSFGDKKIQVIKAVREHTGLGLKDAKDLVESAPAAVKEAVDKEEAEKVKEALEEAGASVELK; encoded by the coding sequence ATGGCAGACGTAACCAAAGACCAAGTCGTCGAGTTCCTTAGCAACATGAGCGTCATGGAGATCGCCGACCTCGTGGGCGAGCTCGAAGAGAAGTGGGGCGTCGAAGCTTCGGCCGCCGTGGCCGTCGCTGCTGGTCCCGCTGCTGCCGCTGGTGGCGCCGCTGAGGAAGAGCAGACCGAATTCGACGTCATGCTCACCAGCTTCGGCGACAAGAAGATCCAGGTCATCAAGGCCGTGCGTGAGCACACCGGTCTGGGCCTCAAGGACGCCAAGGACCTCGTCGAAAGCGCTCCCGCCGCTGTCAAAGAGGCCGTGGACAAGGAAGAGGCCGAGAAGGTCAAGGAAGCTCTCGAAGAGGCCGGCGCCAGCGTCGAGCTCAAGTAA
- the rplJ gene encoding 50S ribosomal protein L10 → MNRAQKEQLVEQMRDEFGQAKSIIMTSHVGLDVNTVNELRSEFRAQGVHYHVVKNTLAKLAVADTDLDIMAESFRGPTAVAYSFEDAVSPAKVAADFADDHDKFEIKGGYLDGKMIDVAGVDQLAKMPTKDELRAKLLRTFVAGPTNFVRLLNAAPQKFLNVLNARKDDLGEAA, encoded by the coding sequence GTGAATCGCGCACAAAAAGAACAGCTTGTTGAGCAGATGCGCGACGAATTCGGTCAGGCCAAGTCGATCATCATGACCAGTCACGTCGGTCTCGACGTGAACACCGTCAACGAGCTGCGCAGCGAGTTCCGCGCCCAAGGCGTCCACTACCACGTGGTCAAGAACACGCTCGCCAAGCTTGCAGTCGCGGATACTGACTTGGACATCATGGCCGAGTCGTTCCGTGGCCCGACGGCAGTCGCCTACAGCTTCGAGGACGCCGTGTCGCCCGCGAAAGTTGCAGCCGACTTCGCCGACGATCACGACAAGTTCGAGATCAAAGGCGGGTACCTGGACGGCAAGATGATCGACGTGGCCGGTGTCGACCAACTCGCGAAGATGCCCACGAAGGATGAACTTCGTGCCAAGCTGCTTCGTACGTTCGTCGCCGGACCGACCAATTTCGTCCGACTTCTCAACGCCGCACCGCAGAAGTTTCTCAACGTGCTCAACGCACGCAAAGACGACCTGGGCGAAGCTGCTTAA
- the tuf gene encoding elongation factor Tu, translating into MAKEKFERTKPHLNIGTIGHVDHGKTTLTAAITRVLSDKGLATNVDFENIDKAPEERERGITISTAHVEYETDNRHYAHVDCPGHADYVKNMITGAAQMDGAILVVSAADGPMPQTREHILLARQVGVPAIVVFLNKADMVDDEELLELVELEVRELLEKYEFPGDELPVVTGSALMALNGETGPMADEAIMKLMDAVDDYIPEPERETDKPFLMPIEDVFSISGRGTVVTGRIERGRVCPGDEVEIVGLSDKAEKTVVTGVEMFRKLLDEGVAGDNVGCLLRGIKKEDVERGQVLAKPGTITPHTKFMGEVYILTKEEGGRHTPFFDGYRPQFYFRTTDVTGTVHLGEGSEMVMPGDRVTITGELITPIAMDEGLRFAIREGGRTVGAGVVTEIVE; encoded by the coding sequence ATGGCTAAAGAGAAATTCGAAAGAACAAAACCGCACCTGAACATCGGGACCATCGGTCACGTTGACCACGGTAAGACCACCCTGACCGCGGCGATTACCCGCGTGCTCAGCGACAAAGGTCTGGCGACCAACGTCGACTTCGAAAACATCGATAAGGCTCCCGAAGAGCGCGAGCGTGGTATCACCATCTCGACGGCGCACGTCGAGTACGAGACCGACAACCGCCACTACGCTCACGTCGACTGCCCGGGCCACGCCGACTACGTCAAGAACATGATCACCGGTGCCGCCCAGATGGACGGCGCGATCCTGGTGGTCTCGGCTGCCGACGGCCCCATGCCCCAGACCCGCGAGCACATCCTGCTCGCCCGTCAGGTCGGCGTGCCGGCGATCGTCGTGTTCCTCAACAAGGCCGACATGGTCGACGACGAGGAACTGCTTGAGCTGGTCGAACTCGAGGTGCGCGAGCTCCTCGAGAAGTACGAGTTCCCCGGCGACGAGCTTCCGGTTGTGACCGGCTCGGCGCTCATGGCGCTCAACGGCGAGACCGGCCCGATGGCCGACGAAGCCATCATGAAGCTGATGGACGCCGTCGACGACTACATCCCCGAGCCGGAGCGTGAGACCGACAAGCCGTTCCTGATGCCCATCGAGGACGTCTTCTCGATCTCGGGTCGTGGTACGGTCGTCACCGGTCGCATCGAGCGCGGTCGTGTCTGCCCGGGCGACGAAGTCGAAATCGTCGGTCTGTCGGACAAAGCCGAGAAGACCGTCGTCACCGGCGTCGAGATGTTCCGCAAGCTCCTCGACGAGGGTGTGGCTGGCGACAACGTCGGCTGCCTGCTTCGCGGCATCAAGAAGGAAGACGTCGAGCGCGGTCAGGTCCTGGCCAAGCCGGGCACCATCACCCCGCACACCAAGTTCATGGGTGAGGTCTACATCCTGACCAAAGAAGAGGGTGGACGTCACACCCCGTTCTTCGACGGCTACCGCCCGCAGTTCTACTTCCGTACCACCGACGTCACCGGCACGGTGCACCTGGGTGAGGGAAGCGAGATGGTCATGCCGGGCGACCGCGTCACCATCACCGGCGAACTGATCACCCCGATCGCCATGGACGAAGGTCTGCGCTTCGCGATTCGCGAAGGCGGCCGCACCGTCGGCGCCGGCGTCGTGACCGAAATCGTCGAGTAA